In the Paenibacillus pabuli genome, one interval contains:
- a CDS encoding MerR family transcriptional regulator: MKTLYFTVKDIIQITGVTKRALHYYDKTNLLKPTKVEGNGYRFYDQEALGNLQTILLFKEMNFSLKDIAAMMNLSKDEQKEILKEHRSTLVQRKQRLETIIDQLDEYVDGTDIVHLNVFGDSPILSIQEQYDSEAKLVYGDTEKYQEFETNVNQLSAEEQQQTYQQFSVNMEHIFRKLAQHQDQSPASVEVQKYIREWKSCLETFMVCDAEILTCIAEVYVTDRRYAGYFAQFGDEDFLVFLYEAIMVFVKENFKKHGEFNDEPSNEEL; the protein is encoded by the coding sequence ATGAAGACACTCTATTTCACCGTTAAAGACATCATTCAGATTACAGGCGTTACCAAACGCGCCTTACATTATTATGATAAAACCAATCTATTGAAACCGACCAAAGTCGAGGGTAATGGCTATCGGTTCTATGATCAGGAAGCACTTGGTAATCTGCAAACGATTCTATTGTTCAAGGAAATGAATTTTTCATTGAAGGATATTGCAGCCATGATGAATCTCTCCAAGGATGAACAGAAAGAAATCTTAAAAGAGCATCGCAGTACACTCGTGCAACGAAAGCAAAGGCTCGAAACCATCATCGACCAATTGGATGAATATGTGGATGGTACGGATATCGTTCATCTCAATGTGTTTGGCGACTCCCCCATCCTGTCCATTCAAGAGCAATACGACTCCGAGGCAAAGCTCGTTTACGGGGATACTGAAAAGTATCAAGAATTTGAAACCAATGTGAACCAGCTGTCTGCCGAGGAGCAGCAACAAACCTACCAGCAGTTCTCGGTCAACATGGAGCACATATTTCGTAAGTTGGCTCAACACCAGGATCAGTCTCCCGCTTCTGTTGAGGTGCAAAAGTACATTCGGGAATGGAAAAGCTGCCTTGAAACATTTATGGTGTGTGACGCTGAGATTTTGACTTGTATCGCAGAGGTCTATGTGACTGATCGCCGCTATGCTGGTTATTTTGCTCAGTTTGGCGATGAGGATTTCTTGGTTTTTTTGTATGAGGCTATTATGGTTTTTGTGAAGGAAAACTTCAAAAAGCATGGGGAGTTCAATGATGAACCTTCAAATGAAGAATTGTAG
- a CDS encoding MATE family efflux transporter yields MKAQEQMLKGMFEGPIIPMIVRIGLPILIGNLLNYVYLVIDTYYIAMLDPTSSALLAGTGLLFPLFFIFEAIASSLAVGLSTVTGRLIGERKFEECKSLGISGFIMAMVLGIPFILVCYLFGPELINMLAGTGLSSEAKAYGLEFLYSLAPGLIFMILVQVYGGILLGEGLTHVLAIAFTLMTVINLILDPIMIFGLGMGITGAGLSTTIAMCFAFLYVVRFLQKGKSRIPLTFSLSRFNKRIVKEIVRIGLPQLLMTVSIYTITVVYNKIITTNFSENAMNAWTLTGRIDQVLIIPIIAVAGATTVFVSQNYGRNQLDRIKKALNVSMLFVFGMSTVIAAFYVLVAPWLFARFTSIPEVVELATQQALIISFTFGFMAITWTICSFFQATGRPMPAVIIMYIRVILIIGLGVYFIYGLDMGLNGIFISMVIGNVVTLPISFLWVKGHLKKVKFTSIFDNQSPVPSEQRV; encoded by the coding sequence GTGAAGGCTCAAGAACAAATGCTAAAAGGGATGTTTGAAGGTCCGATTATTCCAATGATCGTGAGAATTGGTTTACCCATACTGATTGGTAACCTGCTAAATTACGTTTATCTGGTTATTGATACGTACTACATCGCCATGCTAGATCCCACTTCGTCCGCTCTTTTGGCAGGAACAGGTCTGTTATTTCCTCTGTTTTTTATTTTTGAAGCCATCGCCTCGAGTTTGGCAGTCGGTCTCAGTACAGTGACAGGACGGTTGATTGGCGAAAGAAAATTTGAAGAATGCAAAAGTCTTGGAATCAGCGGGTTCATCATGGCAATGGTACTCGGGATTCCATTCATTCTCGTCTGTTATTTGTTCGGACCAGAGTTGATCAATATGCTCGCGGGGACTGGGCTCAGTTCGGAGGCAAAGGCATACGGGCTAGAATTTCTATATTCGTTAGCACCAGGCTTGATCTTTATGATACTGGTACAGGTCTATGGAGGTATCCTTCTTGGCGAGGGACTCACCCATGTGCTGGCGATCGCATTTACACTCATGACAGTCATCAATTTGATTCTTGATCCAATTATGATTTTCGGTCTGGGCATGGGGATCACCGGTGCAGGATTGTCCACGACAATCGCAATGTGCTTTGCGTTTCTGTACGTGGTGCGGTTTCTGCAGAAAGGGAAATCAAGAATCCCTCTGACATTCAGCCTTTCGAGGTTTAATAAACGAATTGTGAAGGAAATTGTTCGCATTGGTTTGCCGCAGTTGTTGATGACCGTTTCCATTTATACAATTACCGTTGTCTACAATAAAATCATTACGACCAATTTCAGCGAAAATGCGATGAATGCCTGGACCTTAACGGGAAGGATCGATCAAGTCTTGATCATACCGATTATTGCAGTTGCAGGTGCTACTACGGTTTTTGTTTCACAGAATTATGGACGTAACCAGCTTGATCGTATCAAAAAAGCGTTGAATGTCAGTATGCTCTTCGTTTTCGGAATGTCTACTGTGATTGCGGCCTTCTACGTATTAGTGGCGCCCTGGTTATTTGCAAGGTTCACTTCTATACCTGAAGTGGTGGAGCTCGCGACCCAACAGGCGCTCATTATTTCATTTACATTCGGGTTCATGGCCATTACATGGACGATCTGCTCCTTCTTTCAAGCGACAGGTCGACCAATGCCGGCCGTCATTATTATGTATATAAGAGTCATCCTCATTATCGGACTCGGCGTATACTTCATCTATGGGTTGGATATGGGGTTAAATGGTATCTTCATCTCCATGGTCATAGGCAATGTTGTGACTTTGCCTATCTCGTTCCTATGGGTGAAGGGACATCTCAAAAAAGTGAAGTTCACATCCATTTTTGATAATCAGTCTCCAGTACCGAGCGAACAGAGGGTATAG
- a CDS encoding acyltransferase domain-containing protein — translation MFGGQGTQYYHMGLELYKMYPVFRSWMERLDSHVSNITGLSVLAHLYDDRKSLATNFENLVYTHPAIFMIQYSLARTLIDEGVEPDLLLGMSLGEYVSAAVANVVEVEAVLENILIQSKLIESSCERGGMITVLSNADVYDTSPQLHMACSLVAINYDGHFVIAGRDTSLSTAESWLNSNRIIHQRLPVSYAFHNAQVEPIKGAYMYHLQTMTYKAPVVPCLSSAAGGVCGNINAYLMWQAIREPMRLSEAVEKLDQKQEYIYLDLSPSGTLAAIVSKIHGQRANSTYYPIITKFNQDALHLRRAIEGCMNGLVL, via the coding sequence ATGTTTGGCGGGCAAGGTACCCAATACTATCATATGGGGCTTGAGTTATACAAGATGTATCCTGTATTTCGGTCTTGGATGGAACGTTTAGATTCCCACGTATCGAATATCACAGGATTATCAGTCTTAGCTCATTTGTATGACGATCGCAAATCCTTAGCGACGAATTTTGAAAATCTTGTCTATACGCATCCAGCTATATTCATGATCCAATATTCGCTCGCACGTACGTTGATCGATGAAGGGGTTGAGCCAGATTTATTGTTGGGTATGAGCTTGGGCGAATATGTATCTGCTGCTGTGGCTAATGTGGTTGAGGTAGAGGCTGTATTAGAAAACATTCTGATCCAGTCGAAATTGATTGAATCGTCTTGTGAGAGGGGGGGGATGATCACAGTATTGTCAAATGCGGATGTATACGATACCTCTCCTCAGCTCCATATGGCCTGCAGTCTGGTGGCTATCAATTATGATGGTCATTTTGTAATTGCAGGGAGAGATACAAGTCTATCAACTGCAGAAAGCTGGCTAAACTCAAATCGTATTATTCATCAGAGGCTCCCAGTCTCCTATGCGTTTCATAATGCGCAAGTGGAACCCATAAAAGGCGCCTACATGTATCATCTGCAAACCATGACATACAAAGCACCTGTGGTGCCTTGTCTATCTAGTGCAGCAGGAGGTGTATGTGGAAACATAAATGCTTACCTTATGTGGCAGGCGATTCGTGAGCCAATGCGATTAAGTGAGGCAGTGGAAAAGCTAGACCAAAAGCAAGAGTATATATATTTAGACTTAAGCCCTTCTGGCACATTAGCAGCAATAGTCTCGAAAATACATGGGCAAAGAGCCAACTCTACTTATTACCCCATTATCACAAAGTTTAATCAAGATGCTTTACATTTGAGGCGCGCAATAGAGGGGTGTATGAATGGGTTAGTGCTGTAA
- a CDS encoding sensor histidine kinase: MILTLLSFLGTTLLQLVLLNRYFFALLGSSQQSRQRIIVHYLLSGTTIYLSSVSFFPVLITGLLSISSAFIISWCYSSRIESKAIFSVLYVILGFIAETLSYGFITQVHLTPSDIDLGSQQTRLLILLFSSLIFFLFIMLIKLFKRQRDYKLNKWYYLVLGLINIVSLLILNTLFFHTQENNMYIFSAFGILLINITIIYLFDQLIESFQMKDELQQLHKQTDYQNASYQKISNSFQMTKRIIHDTNKHFVYIRACIQTGEQEKALEHISKTLQVMGNSYLSIATGNLVIDALLNNAINISKEKNIQIKYQVSINNLDMINPYDLCIVIGNILDNAIEAAQLLLTPEERFISIRIFTHNHMLTIQIVNSYAHQNKKKLKENSEFHGVGLLNVRQITEKYGGHITTTAGETFETIVVLPICKQVP; encoded by the coding sequence ATGATACTGACTCTGCTTTCTTTTTTAGGAACGACTCTCCTGCAACTTGTTCTGCTAAACCGTTATTTTTTTGCATTACTTGGCTCTTCCCAGCAGAGCAGACAACGTATTATTGTTCATTATCTTCTGAGCGGTACGACAATTTATCTATCCTCAGTCTCTTTTTTTCCTGTTCTAATTACAGGTTTACTATCAATCAGCAGTGCCTTTATTATTTCTTGGTGTTACTCTTCTCGGATTGAATCGAAAGCAATTTTTTCCGTTCTATACGTCATTCTAGGTTTCATAGCAGAAACTCTCTCATACGGGTTTATTACACAAGTGCACTTAACTCCTAGTGATATAGACTTGGGCAGTCAGCAAACACGCCTACTTATTTTATTGTTTTCATCGCTTATTTTTTTCTTGTTCATTATGCTGATCAAGCTATTTAAACGGCAACGTGATTATAAGTTAAACAAATGGTACTATCTTGTGCTAGGACTCATTAATATTGTCAGTCTTCTCATCTTAAATACGCTTTTCTTTCATACGCAAGAAAACAATATGTATATTTTTTCAGCATTTGGTATCTTACTGATCAATATCACCATTATTTATCTATTTGATCAATTGATTGAAAGTTTTCAGATGAAAGATGAATTACAACAATTACACAAACAAACTGATTATCAAAATGCTAGTTATCAGAAAATCTCGAATTCATTTCAAATGACCAAACGAATTATCCACGACACCAATAAACATTTCGTTTATATTCGTGCCTGCATTCAAACAGGAGAACAAGAAAAAGCACTTGAGCATATCAGCAAAACCTTGCAAGTGATGGGAAACTCTTATTTATCAATAGCCACAGGTAACCTGGTCATTGACGCTTTATTAAATAATGCAATAAATATTTCCAAGGAGAAAAACATACAGATTAAATATCAAGTGAGCATAAACAATCTAGATATGATAAACCCTTACGACTTATGCATTGTGATCGGAAATATTCTGGATAACGCAATTGAAGCTGCTCAACTTCTTCTTACACCTGAAGAACGATTTATATCGATTCGGATTTTCACTCACAATCATATGCTCACCATTCAAATTGTAAATTCCTATGCTCATCAAAATAAAAAGAAATTGAAGGAAAACAGCGAATTTCACGGGGTTGGCCTTTTGAACGTCCGGCAAATCACTGAAAAGTATGGTGGTCATATTACCACAACTGCTGGAGAAACGTTTGAAACGATTGTGGTCCTACCAATTTGTAAACAAGTACCCTAG
- a CDS encoding DUF2268 domain-containing protein: protein MKITALRSDKIYGNIIHAAPDEKVELYRQQMLGPFMPKWNIQQIPFQSSEPHGFDVIMMNNLMNISPLGITPEINEPLAAISSEAFWQQCDEAVRASLTTFTDNGTQLPVSEYLYTVLLGDQNSQAMQMNEGICGDGGIPGYIIANLIPNAYTLPRIQSVLAHECNHNVRYQFIQWDPYVTLGEMVVSEGLAESFATSLYGEELLGPWVAKTNMETLNTIIKPKMKDRLHITGFEQINPYLYGDDLARTQNFTPVGMPYAAGYACGYHLIQYYLNKTGKHITEATITPASEILAETKDFWNEDTLFHR from the coding sequence ATGAAGATTACCGCGTTACGCTCGGATAAAATCTATGGAAATATTATTCATGCTGCACCCGATGAAAAGGTGGAGTTATATAGGCAACAAATGCTGGGTCCATTTATGCCAAAGTGGAACATTCAACAGATCCCCTTTCAATCAAGTGAGCCTCATGGCTTTGACGTTATCATGATGAATAATTTGATGAATATCTCACCTCTAGGCATTACGCCTGAGATTAATGAACCGCTCGCAGCTATATCATCAGAAGCATTTTGGCAGCAATGCGATGAAGCTGTGAGGGCAAGTCTAACCACATTTACGGACAATGGCACTCAGCTTCCGGTATCGGAATATCTATACACCGTTTTATTAGGAGATCAGAACAGTCAGGCAATGCAAATGAATGAAGGAATCTGCGGAGATGGTGGAATCCCCGGCTATATTATTGCGAACCTGATCCCGAATGCATATACTTTACCTCGCATCCAATCCGTATTAGCTCATGAGTGCAATCATAACGTGAGGTATCAATTTATTCAGTGGGATCCGTATGTTACGCTAGGAGAAATGGTTGTTAGTGAGGGGCTTGCGGAGAGCTTCGCCACGTCCCTGTATGGTGAAGAGTTATTAGGACCCTGGGTAGCCAAAACAAATATGGAAACCCTAAATACAATCATTAAACCGAAAATGAAGGATCGACTGCATATTACGGGCTTCGAGCAGATTAATCCCTATCTATACGGGGACGATCTTGCAAGAACGCAGAACTTTACTCCCGTAGGGATGCCCTATGCTGCTGGCTATGCCTGCGGCTATCATTTAATTCAATACTATTTGAACAAAACAGGCAAACATATCACCGAAGCAACCATCACTCCGGCAAGTGAGATCCTTGCTGAAACAAAGGACTTTTGGAATGAAGACACTCTATTTCACCGTTAA
- a CDS encoding accessory gene regulator B family protein: MIELLVNATSEQMIRHKVVMQKDLPIIRYGLQAMTETLLIASTMIIISIFGGRMLEALAWIGTVFIVRSLGGGRHAGTFLQCYFISVGVFIACMFVVHLFENSFISYLIGWGAALLFVLSQVFLRKKSKQMKLQKISTLITAVAVFIYGIFLWFQITDSIMLSSLLGLVASQLSRFFGGSHL, encoded by the coding sequence ATGATAGAGTTGTTGGTTAACGCTACAAGTGAGCAAATGATTCGACACAAGGTGGTCATGCAGAAGGATTTACCGATCATTCGATATGGATTACAGGCGATGACTGAGACATTGCTTATTGCTAGTACAATGATAATAATTTCTATTTTTGGGGGGCGGATGCTAGAAGCTCTGGCCTGGATTGGAACGGTATTCATCGTAAGAAGTTTAGGAGGAGGGAGACACGCCGGGACGTTTTTACAATGCTATTTCATATCTGTAGGTGTTTTTATAGCGTGCATGTTCGTAGTGCATTTATTCGAAAATTCCTTCATTTCGTACCTGATAGGCTGGGGAGCAGCGCTCCTGTTTGTTTTATCTCAAGTATTTTTACGTAAAAAATCAAAGCAAATGAAGCTGCAGAAAATAAGCACGTTAATTACTGCTGTTGCAGTTTTTATATATGGTATTTTTCTTTGGTTTCAAATCACAGATAGTATCATGTTATCAAGCTTGTTGGGTTTAGTCGCTTCACAATTATCTAGATTTTTTGGGGGGAGTCACTTATGA
- a CDS encoding 4'-phosphopantetheinyl transferase family protein, producing the protein MSRPESSIKASICIARFAHNLYFEEVIHCLHEEELDYYTNLQVEKRKNSFLMGRFCAKKAIQLYTGIGDDRKILIRRGVFQQPVVTMPSYSNIQVSITHCNDMGAALVFSEEHAMGIDIEKISGEPTAIKSVLTEKERNLIKSLNLNPNVALYLMWTAKEALSKILKTGFTTPPQVFEINRIDIQSDYVSSEYTNFSQFRATSFQAGHYMLSIVHPKRTLMDVHTLKHLISKTQAISSFHC; encoded by the coding sequence ATGAGTAGACCAGAGAGCAGCATCAAAGCAAGCATATGCATTGCACGATTTGCACACAATTTATATTTTGAAGAGGTCATCCATTGCTTGCACGAAGAAGAATTGGATTATTACACAAATCTTCAAGTCGAAAAAAGAAAGAACAGTTTTTTAATGGGAAGGTTCTGTGCCAAAAAAGCGATCCAATTGTATACGGGTATCGGGGATGATCGGAAAATTTTAATCCGAAGAGGGGTTTTTCAGCAGCCGGTTGTTACAATGCCGTCATACTCAAATATTCAGGTAAGCATAACACATTGTAATGATATGGGGGCGGCTCTTGTTTTCTCAGAAGAGCACGCAATGGGAATCGATATTGAAAAAATATCGGGAGAACCTACTGCAATTAAATCCGTTTTGACGGAAAAGGAAAGAAATCTTATCAAGTCGTTAAATTTGAACCCCAACGTAGCTTTATACTTAATGTGGACAGCAAAAGAAGCATTATCCAAAATATTGAAGACTGGGTTTACAACACCGCCTCAAGTTTTTGAGATTAATCGGATTGACATACAATCAGATTATGTCTCAAGTGAGTATACGAACTTCTCCCAGTTCAGGGCTACATCTTTTCAAGCGGGTCATTACATGCTTTCTATTGTGCACCCAAAGCGAACACTCATGGATGTACATACGTTAAAACATCTAATCTCTAAAACGCAGGCGATCAGCTCCTTTCATTGTTGA
- a CDS encoding sugar phosphate isomerase/epimerase family protein: MKFSFCTIAWRHRTLKLDDMAYIISLLGYDGIEIWSKHLFEYQAALPALKKLLSHSKLQVPMITPYFDFTSSKKKWRDSILEAETFIHLANEIDCPIIRCFTGRVGSEFATQREWESGVEGIQVIADRAAEFNIKIAIETHVNTLADRIESIQKLLKDVNRPNVGLVLDFYNLYENERGMDPLLVIEELYEHTIHVHAKNAEANLGLITPFNYVMEKDRAILGIRNLADGDLDYRAILHELNRRDYQGYVSIECFEVNRNPIRVAMDEIKFLNETKQSNFQPTVYT; encoded by the coding sequence ATGAAATTTAGTTTCTGTACAATCGCCTGGAGACATCGGACGTTAAAGTTGGATGATATGGCCTATATTATTAGCTTACTCGGTTATGACGGCATTGAAATTTGGAGTAAGCACTTGTTCGAATATCAGGCTGCATTGCCTGCCTTAAAGAAACTCCTTTCTCATAGTAAGCTCCAAGTACCAATGATTACGCCTTATTTTGATTTTACGTCTTCCAAAAAGAAATGGAGAGACAGTATTTTGGAAGCCGAAACATTCATCCATCTAGCTAATGAGATCGATTGTCCTATTATTCGTTGCTTTACGGGCAGAGTTGGAAGCGAGTTTGCGACACAACGGGAATGGGAGAGTGGAGTAGAAGGAATACAGGTTATTGCGGATAGAGCAGCTGAGTTCAACATCAAAATTGCGATTGAAACACATGTAAATACACTCGCGGATCGAATTGAATCAATCCAGAAATTATTAAAGGATGTCAACCGTCCGAACGTCGGCTTGGTGCTCGACTTTTATAATCTATATGAAAACGAAAGAGGAATGGACCCTCTACTTGTTATTGAAGAGCTCTATGAGCATACCATTCATGTGCATGCCAAAAATGCGGAGGCAAACTTAGGATTAATTACACCATTCAATTATGTGATGGAAAAAGATCGGGCAATACTTGGCATTCGGAACCTCGCTGATGGAGATCTCGACTATCGGGCTATTCTACATGAATTAAACCGAAGAGACTATCAAGGCTACGTGTCCATTGAGTGTTTCGAAGTGAATCGCAACCCAATTCGCGTCGCTATGGACGAGATAAAGTTTTTAAATGAGACAAAACAGTCAAATTTTCAGCCAACTGTATACACATAA
- the loaP gene encoding antiterminator LoaP → MDWYVLFVETGKEDVVRSLISKYFDKSEIRAIVPKRKLVERRLGQSYEVCKTMFPGYVLVYTQMNTKMYYELKQIPRCYRLLNRTHSSIDNNEQRSVIYNQEDTLETYTFSKIEEEEMTLILQLIGKSEMIDCSALYIENAKIKVSSGPLKGKEGIIKKIDKRKRRARIALNFMGYEKLLDVGISLLEKPLENGNFGTH, encoded by the coding sequence ATGGATTGGTATGTACTCTTTGTTGAAACGGGAAAAGAAGATGTCGTACGATCGTTGATTAGCAAATATTTCGACAAGTCTGAGATTCGTGCAATTGTACCCAAACGGAAATTGGTAGAGCGAAGATTAGGTCAGTCTTACGAGGTTTGCAAAACGATGTTTCCTGGCTATGTGCTCGTATATACTCAAATGAATACGAAAATGTATTATGAACTTAAGCAAATACCGAGGTGCTATCGGCTGCTTAATCGTACCCATAGCTCTATCGATAATAATGAACAGAGGAGTGTAATCTACAATCAGGAAGATACACTCGAAACGTACACCTTCTCAAAAATTGAAGAGGAAGAAATGACATTGATCCTCCAACTCATTGGGAAGAGTGAAATGATTGACTGCTCAGCTCTGTACATAGAAAACGCAAAGATAAAAGTATCTAGCGGGCCTTTGAAAGGGAAAGAAGGGATCATAAAAAAAATTGATAAGCGCAAGAGGCGAGCTAGAATTGCTTTGAATTTTATGGGATATGAAAAGTTGCTGGATGTTGGTATTAGTTTATTGGAAAAACCATTGGAGAATGGAAATTTCGGGACTCATTAA
- a CDS encoding LytR/AlgR family response regulator transcription factor: MLFGGVCDDDKEIHEDLSQFFRDFEKINDCKIQLTHFSSGEELLEHYLSKNCKNFHFLFLDIEMSGINGLETAKQIRSLPNKDVTILFLSSYPDYVMESFDVLTFQYLLKPLTYDVFESKMMRLYDHLSSTAKHVMFLKDERGQNIVPVSEIIAISKLKHSLVQNKLQVVTTDQEFLITGTISSYSEKLGMPFLLVYRSVIVNMDYIRGFTANSVIMSNHQDFPISRTQMKQIKDTYAQYMAGKFII; the protein is encoded by the coding sequence GTGCTATTCGGTGGGGTATGTGACGACGATAAAGAGATTCACGAAGATTTGAGCCAATTCTTTCGTGATTTCGAAAAAATTAATGACTGCAAAATTCAGTTGACTCATTTTTCGTCAGGTGAAGAGCTACTTGAACACTACTTAAGTAAAAATTGTAAAAACTTTCATTTCCTCTTTCTTGATATTGAAATGTCAGGAATTAATGGATTGGAAACAGCTAAACAAATACGTTCACTCCCCAACAAAGATGTAACAATCCTATTTTTAAGCAGTTACCCAGACTATGTTATGGAAAGCTTTGATGTATTAACCTTTCAATATTTACTTAAGCCCTTAACATATGACGTTTTTGAATCGAAAATGATGCGCCTTTATGATCACCTCAGTTCAACTGCCAAGCATGTCATGTTTTTGAAAGACGAGCGAGGACAGAACATTGTGCCAGTATCAGAAATCATCGCTATCTCAAAATTGAAACACTCTTTGGTACAAAACAAACTTCAGGTTGTCACAACTGATCAAGAATTTCTAATCACAGGTACGATTTCATCCTATTCGGAGAAATTAGGAATGCCCTTTCTGCTTGTTTACCGATCAGTCATTGTTAATATGGACTATATTCGCGGGTTCACAGCTAATTCAGTAATTATGAGCAACCATCAGGATTTCCCAATAAGCCGAACTCAAATGAAGCAAATTAAAGATACATATGCTCAATACATGGCAGGTAAATTTATTATATGA
- a CDS encoding cyclic lactone autoinducer peptide yields the protein MSLALIKRIPWKIISLLAIAFVVLRTNTMCWWIAHEPEMPEEVKKLQSF from the coding sequence ATGAGTTTAGCTCTAATCAAAAGAATTCCATGGAAAATCATTAGTTTATTAGCCATTGCTTTTGTCGTGTTACGAACTAACACTATGTGTTGGTGGATAGCCCATGAACCAGAAATGCCGGAGGAAGTAAAAAAACTACAGTCATTCTAA